A window from Rhodocyclaceae bacterium encodes these proteins:
- a CDS encoding tripartite tricarboxylate transporter substrate binding protein: MITFTPDTRLSTAAAALAAALCALAAPSDAFAQKFPSKPLRILVTIGPGSVGDIISRVMADPLSRQMGQPVVVDNRPGAGGNVAAELAARSPADGYTLFLTTISTHGINPSLYAKLNFDPIKDFAPIILLATNPNMLVVHPSMPVKNVKDLIALARKRPGEITFSSAGSGTSQHMAGELFAMMSGTKLVHVPYKSTPASATAVLSGETMIAFASVPVVLESVKAGRLRSLGVTSAKRMAAVPEMATLAETGLPGFDVGGWFGFSATGGTPEPIVAQLNGEFRKAIAEAGVRQKLMAQGMDLTESSPAEFSTFIRSEIERWRKVVQATGAKVE, translated from the coding sequence ATGATCACGTTCACCCCCGACACCCGTCTTTCGACCGCCGCTGCCGCCCTCGCTGCGGCACTGTGCGCGCTGGCCGCCCCGTCGGATGCCTTCGCCCAGAAGTTCCCGTCCAAGCCGCTGCGCATCCTGGTCACCATCGGACCCGGGTCGGTCGGCGACATCATCTCGCGCGTGATGGCCGACCCGCTGTCGCGCCAGATGGGCCAGCCGGTGGTGGTCGACAACCGGCCCGGTGCCGGCGGCAACGTCGCGGCGGAACTCGCCGCACGCTCACCAGCCGACGGCTACACCCTGTTCCTCACCACCATCAGCACCCACGGCATCAATCCGTCGCTCTACGCGAAGCTGAACTTCGACCCGATCAAGGACTTTGCGCCGATCATCCTGCTCGCGACCAATCCGAACATGCTGGTCGTGCATCCGTCGATGCCGGTGAAGAACGTGAAGGACCTGATCGCCCTCGCCCGCAAGCGTCCCGGCGAGATCACCTTCTCGTCGGCTGGCTCGGGCACCTCGCAGCATATGGCCGGCGAGCTGTTCGCGATGATGTCCGGCACGAAGCTGGTGCACGTGCCCTACAAGAGCACGCCGGCCTCCGCCACAGCGGTGCTATCGGGCGAGACGATGATCGCATTCGCCAGCGTGCCCGTGGTGCTCGAATCGGTGAAGGCCGGCCGGCTGCGTTCCCTCGGCGTCACCTCCGCCAAACGCATGGCCGCCGTGCCCGAGATGGCCACGCTGGCCGAGACCGGCCTGCCCGGCTTCGATGTCGGCGGCTGGTTCGGCTTCTCCGCCACCGGCGGTACGCCCGAGCCGATCGTTGCGCAGTTGAACGGCGAGTTCCGCAAGGCCATCGCCGAGGCTGGCGTACGCCAGAAGCTGATGGCGCAGGGCATGGACCTGACCGAATCGTCGCCGGCGGAGTTCTCGACCTTCATCCGCAGCGAGATCGAGCGCTGGCGCAAGGTAGTGCAGGCGACCGGCGCGAAGGTCGAATAG
- a CDS encoding DoxX family protein: MKSDNGPESRNGFLARYGTLIGRLLFAPLLLGYAALKVRALMGSVQADALQSFPVAQIALYLTILVELAGGIMVVLGYRTRLAAAALIVLFTGVTGLMLPMIGAPGGMGMAYVDQIMKNLAFIGGLVMLAVHGAGPVSLDAWRGRRVPAR; encoded by the coding sequence GTGAAATCCGACAACGGTCCGGAATCGCGCAACGGCTTTCTCGCACGCTACGGCACCCTGATCGGGCGCCTGCTGTTCGCGCCGCTGCTGCTCGGCTATGCGGCGTTGAAGGTGCGTGCATTGATGGGCAGCGTCCAGGCAGACGCCCTGCAATCGTTCCCGGTGGCGCAGATCGCGCTGTACCTCACCATCCTGGTCGAGTTGGCGGGCGGGATCATGGTGGTGCTCGGCTACCGTACCCGGCTCGCCGCTGCCGCCCTGATCGTGCTGTTCACCGGCGTGACGGGGCTGATGTTGCCGATGATCGGCGCACCCGGCGGCATGGGCATGGCCTATGTCGATCAGATCATGAAGAACCTCGCGTTCATTGGCGGGCTGGTGATGCTCGCGGTGCATGGTGCCGGGCCGGTCAGCCTGGATGCGTGGCGCGGGCGCAGGGTGCCCGCGCGCTGA
- a CDS encoding RidA family protein — MTPAAGTASVEARLAAMGYTLPPPFVFPKNNRTGCTQAGNILYLSGHGLDLPKLPGVRQTGKFGVDITIDEGYATARAVALTMLATIKAHCGSLDHVKRVLRLFGMVNCTPDFHQPPQVIDGASDLFFELFGAEAGCHARSAVGHVSLPRGIAVEINGEFEVR, encoded by the coding sequence ATGACCCCAGCCGCCGGTACCGCAAGCGTAGAGGCACGCCTCGCCGCGATGGGCTACACCCTGCCGCCGCCCTTCGTCTTCCCGAAGAACAACCGCACCGGCTGCACCCAGGCCGGCAACATCCTCTACCTGTCCGGCCACGGCCTCGACCTGCCGAAGCTGCCCGGCGTGCGGCAGACCGGCAAGTTCGGCGTCGACATCACGATCGACGAAGGCTATGCGACCGCCCGCGCGGTGGCCCTGACCATGCTCGCGACGATCAAGGCGCACTGCGGCTCGCTCGACCATGTGAAGCGCGTGCTGCGCCTGTTCGGCATGGTCAACTGCACGCCCGACTTCCACCAGCCGCCACAGGTGATCGACGGCGCCTCGGACCTGTTCTTCGAACTGTTCGGGGCGGAGGCGGGCTGCCATGCACGGTCGGCGGTCGGGCATGTGTCGCTGCCGCGCGGGATCGCGGTGGAGATCAACGGGGAGTTCGAGGTTCGCTGA
- a CDS encoding aldehyde dehydrogenase family protein — translation MAPALEVAAVLARLGVPASAFAVPPRAGDLLSHSPIDGLPIGCVPPADIAGADEAIARASLTADTWRSVPPPLRGELVRRFGLKLRAAKDDLGRLVTLENGKILQEGLGEVQEMIDICDFAVGLSRQLHGLTIASERPGHRMMETWHPIGVVGVISAFNFPVAVWAWNAALAWVCGNAVVWKPSEKTSLTALACQRLFEAACEGFDAAPPALSTVLQGDASVGQALAADPRVALVSATGSTRMGRAVAPVVAARFGRVLLELGGNNAMVVAPSADLDLALRAIVFSAVGTAGQRCTTLRRLIVHESIVDRLLPRLRALWPTLAVGDPREPGTLVGPLIDAAAGEAMQRALDAAVAEGGTLIGGEARLQSTHPQACYRAPALVEMPAQSSIVQQETFAPILYVLRYRTLDEAIALNNAVAQGLASSIFTTDLREAERFLSAAGSDCGIANVNIGPSGAEIGGAFGGEKETGGGRESGSDAWKAYMRRATNTINYSDELPLAQGIRFEVGQAS, via the coding sequence ATGGCGCCGGCACTGGAAGTGGCGGCGGTCCTCGCTCGGCTGGGAGTGCCGGCATCGGCGTTTGCTGTCCCACCCCGCGCCGGGGATCTTCTCTCGCATTCGCCGATCGATGGCCTTCCGATCGGCTGCGTGCCTCCGGCCGACATCGCCGGCGCGGACGAGGCGATCGCAAGGGCCAGCCTGACCGCTGACACCTGGCGCAGCGTGCCCCCGCCGCTGCGCGGTGAACTCGTGCGCCGCTTCGGCCTGAAACTGCGCGCCGCGAAGGACGACCTCGGACGGCTGGTCACGCTGGAGAACGGCAAGATCCTGCAGGAAGGCCTGGGCGAAGTGCAGGAGATGATCGACATCTGCGATTTCGCGGTCGGGCTGTCCCGGCAACTGCATGGACTGACCATTGCCTCCGAGCGGCCTGGCCACCGGATGATGGAGACCTGGCATCCGATCGGCGTGGTCGGCGTGATCTCGGCGTTCAACTTCCCGGTCGCGGTCTGGGCATGGAATGCGGCGCTGGCCTGGGTGTGCGGCAACGCGGTGGTGTGGAAGCCGTCGGAGAAGACGTCGCTCACGGCGTTGGCCTGCCAGCGGCTGTTCGAAGCCGCCTGCGAGGGGTTCGACGCGGCGCCGCCGGCGCTGTCGACCGTGCTGCAGGGAGATGCTTCGGTCGGACAGGCGCTGGCCGCCGATCCACGGGTCGCGCTGGTGTCCGCCACCGGCAGCACGCGCATGGGCCGCGCGGTGGCACCGGTGGTCGCGGCGCGCTTCGGCCGCGTGCTGCTGGAACTCGGCGGCAACAACGCGATGGTGGTCGCGCCCTCGGCCGACCTCGACCTCGCGTTGCGCGCGATCGTGTTCTCCGCGGTGGGTACGGCGGGTCAACGTTGCACCACGCTGCGGCGACTGATCGTGCACGAGTCCATCGTCGATCGGTTGCTGCCGCGACTGCGCGCGCTGTGGCCGACACTGGCGGTGGGCGATCCGCGCGAGCCCGGTACGCTGGTCGGGCCGTTGATCGACGCGGCGGCCGGCGAGGCGATGCAGCGTGCGCTGGATGCGGCGGTGGCCGAGGGCGGCACGCTCATCGGCGGCGAAGCGCGGCTGCAATCGACGCATCCGCAGGCCTGCTATCGCGCACCGGCGCTGGTCGAGATGCCCGCCCAGTCGTCCATCGTGCAGCAGGAAACCTTCGCGCCGATCCTGTACGTGCTGCGCTATCGAACGCTGGACGAGGCGATCGCGCTGAACAACGCGGTCGCCCAGGGCCTGGCCTCGAGCATCTTCACCACCGACCTGCGCGAAGCCGAACGCTTCCTGTCCGCCGCGGGCAGCGACTGCGGCATCGCCAACGTGAACATCGGCCCGTCGGGCGCGGAGATCGGCGGCGCGTTCGGTGGCGAGAAGGAGACCGGCGGCGGACGCGAGTCGGGCAGCGATGCCTGGAAGGCCTACATGCGGCGCGCGACCAACACGATCAACTACTCGGATGAACTGCCGCTGGCGCAGGGGATACGGTTCGAGGTCGGGCAGGCGTCATGA
- a CDS encoding M20/M25/M40 family metallo-hydrolase: MFDHPDHARALALITPEAVRDTLVEMVDICSPTGREAALAEYIVARLQKSGIRSYLQEVSPGRPNAIGVLSGTGRGDNLLFTGHMDTSSDGDEDYLPAEGFKPKAIVRDGWIWGLGANNMKSGLASAMVAMEALAKAGVKLEGDVLYGGVVGETEKCQVEEFRSEAQSGYGIGTRFMVTHGVTADYGLLCEPTTLQVSTANMGVTWFRITVAGTMSHSAWSNRPVVVNAINEMHVLQSMLFDWAKQYSASHEYKGERPNVTFAAIRGGLPWRVSRNPWECSLYLDVRTIPGTTTDDLKRSLRPVLRAFAQARNCAEPIMDAYVSDPPTDIGESPLISQVVMAAHRHVTGTDSQFIIRRPGADAVHLSSYGVPTLCYGPGGRSHPDVKGSQMHAVGEHVNIDDLYTAAKVYLATAFEVCGKVRS; the protein is encoded by the coding sequence ATGTTCGATCATCCCGACCATGCGCGCGCACTGGCGCTGATCACCCCGGAAGCGGTCCGCGACACCCTGGTCGAGATGGTCGACATCTGCAGCCCGACCGGGCGCGAGGCGGCGCTGGCCGAGTACATCGTGGCCCGCCTGCAGAAGTCCGGCATACGGTCGTACCTGCAGGAGGTGAGCCCGGGCCGCCCGAACGCGATCGGTGTGCTCTCCGGTACCGGCCGCGGCGACAACCTGCTGTTCACCGGGCACATGGACACCTCGTCCGACGGCGACGAGGACTACCTGCCAGCCGAAGGCTTCAAGCCGAAGGCGATCGTGCGCGACGGCTGGATCTGGGGCCTGGGCGCGAACAACATGAAGAGCGGCCTCGCCTCGGCGATGGTGGCGATGGAGGCGCTGGCCAAGGCCGGCGTGAAGCTCGAAGGCGACGTGCTCTACGGCGGCGTGGTGGGCGAGACCGAGAAGTGCCAGGTCGAGGAATTCCGCTCCGAGGCGCAGTCCGGCTACGGCATCGGCACTCGCTTCATGGTCACCCACGGTGTAACCGCCGACTACGGGCTGCTGTGCGAGCCGACCACGCTGCAGGTATCGACCGCCAACATGGGCGTCACCTGGTTCCGGATCACGGTGGCGGGAACGATGAGCCATTCGGCCTGGTCGAACCGCCCGGTGGTGGTCAACGCGATCAACGAGATGCACGTGCTGCAGTCGATGCTGTTCGACTGGGCGAAGCAGTACAGCGCGAGCCACGAGTACAAGGGCGAGCGGCCGAACGTCACCTTCGCCGCGATCCGCGGCGGCCTGCCGTGGCGGGTGTCACGCAACCCGTGGGAGTGCAGCCTGTACCTCGACGTGCGCACGATCCCGGGTACCACCACCGACGACCTGAAGCGGTCGTTGCGGCCAGTGCTGCGTGCGTTCGCGCAGGCGCGCAATTGCGCCGAGCCGATCATGGATGCCTATGTCAGCGACCCGCCGACCGACATCGGCGAGTCGCCGCTGATCAGCCAGGTGGTGATGGCGGCGCATCGCCATGTCACTGGCACCGACTCTCAGTTCATCATCCGGCGGCCGGGCGCGGATGCAGTGCACCTGAGCAGCTACGGCGTGCCGACGCTGTGCTACGGGCCGGGCGGACGCAGCCATCCGGACGTCAAGGGCAGCCAGATGCATGCGGTCGGCGAGCATGTGAACATCGATGACCTCTATACCGCCGCGAAGGTGTATCTGGCGACGGCGTTCGAGGTGTGCGGGAAGGTGCGCAGCTGA
- a CDS encoding pirin family protein: protein MITIRKSADRGYANHGWLEARHSFSFAGYHDPQHMGFGPLRVINEDRVQAGRGFGSHGHRDMEIITWILGGALAHRDSMGNGSTIRPGDVQRMSAGSGVMHSEFNPSQDEPTHLLQIWIEPDRRGVEPSYEEARFPPETRQGQLRLIASNDGREGSVKIHQAAAVYATLLDGDEALRQPIAAGRRVYVHLALGEVSVNGHPLSAGDALKAEGERELVLERGRGAEVLLFDLP, encoded by the coding sequence ATGATCACGATCCGGAAGAGTGCCGATCGAGGATATGCGAATCACGGCTGGCTGGAAGCCCGGCATTCGTTCTCGTTTGCCGGCTACCATGATCCGCAGCACATGGGTTTCGGTCCGCTTCGCGTGATCAACGAAGACCGGGTGCAGGCAGGACGCGGTTTCGGCAGCCATGGACATCGCGACATGGAAATCATCACCTGGATCCTCGGCGGAGCGCTGGCGCACCGCGACAGCATGGGGAATGGCTCGACCATCCGGCCGGGCGACGTACAGCGGATGAGTGCCGGAAGCGGCGTGATGCACAGCGAGTTCAACCCCTCGCAGGATGAACCGACGCACCTGCTGCAGATCTGGATCGAGCCGGACCGGCGCGGTGTCGAGCCCAGCTATGAAGAGGCGCGGTTCCCGCCCGAAACCCGGCAGGGCCAGCTGCGGCTGATCGCCTCGAACGACGGCCGCGAAGGTTCGGTGAAGATCCACCAGGCTGCAGCGGTTTACGCGACGCTGCTCGACGGCGACGAGGCGCTGAGGCAACCGATCGCCGCAGGGCGCCGGGTTTACGTGCATCTCGCTCTCGGCGAGGTGAGCGTGAATGGGCATCCGTTATCGGCCGGCGATGCACTGAAGGCCGAGGGCGAGCGCGAACTGGTGCTCGAGCGGGGTCGCGGCGCCGAGGTGTTGTTGTTCGATCTTCCATGA
- a CDS encoding M81 family metallopeptidase, with product MARIAIGGFQHETNCFVPTRTDFAYFAAHRDRPPLVRGQDVLEWLSDTSFALSGFLKEMGPAHDYAPLIWTSGGAGGYVTRDAFERISGEMVGMLSQAMPVDAIYLDLHGAAVCEDFEDCEGELLRRIRASVGDTVPVVYSLDYHANVTPEMVAHADGVEAYRTYPHVDRVDTGERAARVLKQVLERGRPAGRALRKAAFLLPLNSQCTMIDPSKAIIEHSARLEQGDVLSVAYLAGFPPADLYDCGPSVVVYAWTQAAADAAADALLHDIEAREAEFAQPLLLPDEAVQQAMRIAETATRPVVIADTQDNPGAGGTGDTTGLLAALVRNHARKAVLGFFFDPQSAAAAHAAGQGADVTLALGGRFGPEGSDPYEATFHVERLGDGRFTTTGPSVGGRQVDLGPMALLRIGGPEGVGIVVTTKRMQAHDQSPFRHLGIEPSEQNILALKSTVHFRADFQPIAETVLVALAPGGHIVDTTQYAFRRLRAGVRLFPLGPGFVPRPVNSA from the coding sequence ATGGCTCGCATCGCGATCGGCGGCTTCCAGCACGAGACCAACTGCTTCGTCCCCACCCGCACCGACTTCGCCTACTTCGCCGCGCACCGCGACCGGCCGCCGCTGGTGCGAGGCCAAGACGTACTCGAGTGGCTTTCGGATACCAGCTTCGCGCTTTCCGGTTTCCTGAAGGAGATGGGGCCTGCGCACGACTATGCGCCGCTCATCTGGACCAGCGGCGGCGCCGGCGGCTATGTCACGCGGGACGCGTTCGAACGCATCTCCGGCGAGATGGTCGGCATGCTGTCGCAGGCGATGCCAGTCGATGCGATCTACCTAGACCTGCACGGCGCGGCGGTTTGCGAGGACTTCGAGGATTGCGAGGGCGAACTGTTGCGGCGGATCCGCGCATCGGTGGGCGACACGGTACCGGTCGTCTACAGCCTCGACTACCATGCGAACGTCACGCCGGAGATGGTGGCGCATGCAGATGGCGTCGAGGCCTACCGTACCTATCCGCATGTCGACCGGGTCGATACCGGCGAGCGGGCCGCCCGAGTGCTGAAGCAGGTGCTCGAGCGCGGGCGCCCGGCAGGCCGCGCGCTGCGCAAGGCGGCGTTCCTGCTGCCGCTGAACTCGCAGTGCACCATGATCGACCCATCCAAGGCGATCATCGAGCACTCGGCGCGGCTGGAGCAGGGCGATGTTCTGAGCGTCGCCTACCTCGCCGGCTTCCCGCCGGCCGACCTGTACGACTGCGGACCATCGGTCGTGGTTTACGCATGGACCCAGGCCGCTGCCGATGCGGCGGCAGATGCGCTGCTGCACGACATCGAGGCGCGCGAGGCCGAGTTCGCGCAACCGCTGCTGCTGCCAGACGAAGCAGTGCAGCAGGCGATGCGCATCGCCGAGACGGCTACGCGGCCGGTGGTGATCGCCGATACGCAGGACAATCCGGGCGCCGGCGGCACCGGTGACACCACCGGGCTGCTCGCCGCGCTGGTGCGCAACCACGCGCGCAAGGCAGTGCTCGGGTTCTTCTTCGATCCACAGTCCGCCGCGGCAGCGCATGCGGCTGGCCAGGGCGCCGATGTGACACTCGCGCTGGGCGGACGATTCGGCCCGGAAGGCAGCGATCCCTACGAGGCAACCTTCCATGTCGAACGCCTGGGCGATGGCAGGTTCACCACCACAGGCCCCTCGGTCGGTGGCCGCCAGGTCGACCTCGGCCCGATGGCCTTGCTGCGCATCGGCGGGCCCGAGGGCGTCGGTATCGTGGTCACCACGAAGCGGATGCAGGCGCACGACCAGTCACCGTTCCGGCACCTGGGCATCGAACCGTCCGAGCAGAACATCCTCGCGCTCAAGAGCACCGTGCATTTCCGCGCCGACTTCCAGCCGATCGCCGAGACCGTGCTGGTCGCCCTCGCCCCCGGCGGACACATTGTCGATACGACGCAGTACGCCTTCCGCCGGCTGCGTGCCGGCGTGCGTCTGTTCCCGCTCGGGCCGGGCTTCGTACCGCGGCCGGTGAACTCCGCCTGA
- a CDS encoding tripartite tricarboxylate transporter substrate binding protein, translating to MNRHSPSRPSNLPRRTLVAAVASALLAGPGLALAQPADPAAGYPSQPIRFIIPATAGGGTDVITRVIAKYMTEAWNSPVLVENRAGAGGVIAAQYVATQKPDGYTFLAIPSAFGVRSAIDPKLPYDPLKAFVGVGQTARSPSFMVVSPARGFKTLKDLVAFAKAQPQGVVYGSAGVGSTAHLHAAATAHLAGFKADHVAYKGTPEAVNDAMNGRVLYAFAPGPNALPLAREGKLQILVSSSLAGTKYMPGLQSLAQAGVPGYESEDWFGVLAPAGTPLVIRERVSKEMARILALPEVLERFSAFGAEPVSSSPQVFDAFVRDYIIRTRKLAEQIGMKPEG from the coding sequence ATGAACCGTCATTCACCGTCCCGTCCGTCGAACCTGCCGCGCCGCACGTTGGTCGCCGCCGTGGCTTCTGCACTGCTGGCCGGTCCGGGCCTTGCGCTTGCACAGCCGGCCGACCCGGCCGCGGGTTACCCGTCGCAGCCGATCCGCTTCATCATCCCGGCGACCGCCGGCGGCGGCACCGACGTGATCACCCGGGTGATCGCGAAGTACATGACCGAGGCCTGGAATTCGCCGGTGCTGGTCGAGAACCGGGCCGGTGCCGGCGGCGTGATCGCCGCGCAGTACGTGGCCACGCAGAAGCCCGATGGCTATACGTTTCTGGCCATTCCCAGTGCGTTCGGCGTGCGTTCCGCGATCGATCCGAAGCTGCCCTACGATCCGCTGAAGGCGTTCGTCGGCGTCGGACAGACGGCGCGTTCGCCGAGCTTCATGGTCGTGTCGCCGGCGCGCGGCTTCAAGACGCTGAAGGACCTGGTCGCCTTCGCCAAGGCGCAGCCGCAGGGCGTTGTATACGGATCGGCTGGTGTCGGCAGCACCGCGCACCTGCATGCCGCGGCGACCGCGCATCTGGCGGGCTTCAAGGCAGACCATGTCGCCTACAAGGGCACGCCGGAAGCGGTGAACGATGCGATGAACGGCCGCGTGCTGTACGCCTTCGCGCCCGGGCCCAATGCACTGCCGCTGGCGCGCGAAGGCAAGCTGCAGATCCTGGTCAGCAGCTCGCTCGCGGGTACCAAGTACATGCCCGGCCTGCAGTCGCTGGCGCAGGCAGGCGTGCCCGGCTACGAGAGCGAAGACTGGTTCGGCGTGCTCGCGCCTGCCGGTACGCCGCTGGTCATCCGCGAGCGGGTGTCGAAAGAGATGGCGCGCATCCTGGCGCTGCCCGAGGTGCTCGAGCGGTTCAGCGCGTTCGGCGCCGAACCGGTATCGTCGAGCCCGCAGGTGTTCGACGCGTTCGTGCGTGACTACATCATCCGCACCCGCAAGCTCGCCGAGCAGATCGGCATGAAGCCGGAAGGCTGA
- a CDS encoding tripartite tricarboxylate transporter substrate binding protein, which produces MGSQLHAPRHTPMYTAVAAALALAYAAPAIAQSFPVKPLRLIVRAPPGGGDDLHARLLAGPLAKALNQPVVVEYRPGAGGLVAWEFTAKAPPDGYTLLLAASGLAGIRSLRPEMPVDPWKDFAWVSKVGTFPLVFYVNNALPVKTLKELIALARKRPGELNYGSSGVGATPHLAAEYFRGAAKIDINHVPFKGSSQLYIDVMAGRVEMGTSVLGGTISFVRAGKLRALGVTSATRSPQLPDVPTVAEAAGLPGFEFTPFYAIVTQGQTPGPIVQQLSAAIGKALNVPELRNGLLQAGTEPGANTPEQMLALAKHAAGQIDRIVKASGIKGGD; this is translated from the coding sequence ATGGGGTCGCAGCTGCATGCTCCGCGGCACACGCCGATGTACACCGCCGTGGCCGCCGCCCTCGCACTCGCGTACGCAGCGCCAGCCATCGCACAATCCTTCCCGGTCAAACCGCTGCGGCTGATCGTGCGCGCGCCGCCCGGTGGCGGCGACGACCTGCATGCGCGGCTGCTCGCCGGTCCGCTGGCGAAGGCGTTGAACCAGCCGGTGGTCGTCGAGTATCGTCCCGGCGCGGGCGGGCTGGTCGCCTGGGAGTTCACCGCCAAGGCGCCTCCCGACGGCTACACGCTGCTGCTCGCAGCCTCCGGCCTCGCCGGCATTCGGAGCCTGCGGCCCGAGATGCCGGTCGACCCCTGGAAAGACTTCGCCTGGGTATCGAAGGTCGGCACCTTCCCGCTGGTGTTCTACGTGAACAACGCCCTGCCGGTGAAGACCCTGAAGGAGCTGATCGCGCTCGCGCGCAAGCGGCCGGGCGAACTCAACTACGGCTCCTCGGGCGTGGGCGCGACGCCGCACCTCGCGGCCGAGTACTTCCGCGGCGCGGCGAAGATCGACATCAACCACGTGCCGTTCAAGGGCTCCAGCCAGCTCTACATCGACGTGATGGCCGGCCGCGTCGAGATGGGCACCTCGGTGCTCGGCGGCACGATCTCGTTCGTTCGCGCCGGCAAGCTGCGTGCGCTGGGCGTGACCTCGGCGACCCGCTCGCCGCAGTTGCCCGACGTACCCACCGTGGCCGAGGCCGCCGGCCTGCCTGGCTTCGAGTTCACGCCGTTCTACGCGATCGTCACCCAGGGCCAGACGCCAGGGCCGATCGTGCAGCAGCTCTCGGCGGCGATCGGCAAGGCACTGAACGTACCCGAACTCCGCAACGGCCTGCTGCAGGCAGGCACCGAGCCGGGCGCGAACACGCCCGAGCAGATGCTCGCGCTGGCGAAGCATGCCGCCGGACAGATCGATCGTATCGTCAAGGCATCGGGCATCAAGGGGGGAGACTGA
- a CDS encoding RidA family protein: MATRKTPPSLPQGAVTALLPVEIQPGHVRYAPGIRAGRWVFATGHKGTADFVTGMAPEVVDAEAPRHGVPKYKKEARQVFANFAKVLKAGGSDRSHVVRVDQYYTGGHVVDAYHEVRREFFRGHVPPSTSNLHQKFLLDGQDMEVQLMAVATDSGFAPTQHRPANLPVHATSGYSPVLTCGDHVFIAGQTSEALKTEEGPLDPAARMPAGHLWKGTPIKLEANFAIERKLKPALAVVGNTLADVVKAQVYLRDIDDVPAFNEVWAEQFGGDIPATTIITTSNPGFICETGRIEINTISLKNGGRTKKKLIDAGVPVAFAGHPQAMRAGDLLFLSGLMAVDARGALAPDVRIDPRQPWFGTPAELQMNRILEQAEAICRKAGTSLANTVRAQQFHTDLSGFHPAWRAWQKHLPGHYLPFSAIEIPALAVPGAVVMLDLWVYVP, from the coding sequence ATGGCTACGCGAAAGACTCCCCCCAGCCTGCCGCAGGGCGCGGTCACCGCGCTGCTGCCGGTCGAGATCCAGCCCGGCCACGTGCGCTATGCCCCCGGCATCCGCGCCGGCCGCTGGGTGTTCGCCACCGGCCACAAGGGCACGGCCGACTTCGTCACCGGCATGGCACCCGAGGTGGTCGATGCCGAAGCGCCGCGCCACGGCGTGCCGAAGTACAAGAAAGAGGCGCGGCAGGTGTTCGCCAACTTCGCCAAGGTGCTCAAGGCCGGCGGCAGCGACCGCTCGCATGTGGTGCGCGTCGACCAGTACTACACCGGCGGTCATGTGGTCGATGCCTACCATGAGGTGCGGCGCGAGTTCTTCCGGGGCCATGTGCCGCCGAGTACGTCGAACCTGCACCAGAAGTTCCTGCTCGACGGGCAGGACATGGAAGTGCAACTGATGGCGGTGGCCACCGACAGCGGCTTCGCGCCGACCCAGCATCGCCCGGCCAACCTGCCGGTGCATGCGACCTCGGGCTACAGCCCGGTGCTCACCTGCGGCGACCATGTGTTCATCGCCGGCCAGACCTCGGAAGCGCTGAAGACCGAGGAAGGCCCGCTCGACCCGGCCGCGCGCATGCCGGCCGGTCACCTGTGGAAGGGCACGCCGATCAAGCTCGAGGCGAACTTCGCCATCGAGCGCAAGCTGAAGCCCGCGCTGGCGGTGGTCGGCAACACGCTGGCCGACGTGGTCAAGGCGCAGGTCTACCTGCGCGACATCGACGACGTGCCGGCGTTCAACGAGGTGTGGGCCGAGCAGTTCGGCGGTGACATCCCGGCGACGACCATCATCACGACCTCGAACCCGGGCTTCATCTGCGAGACCGGGCGTATCGAGATCAACACGATCAGCCTGAAGAATGGCGGGCGCACGAAGAAGAAGCTGATCGATGCCGGCGTGCCGGTCGCGTTCGCCGGCCATCCGCAGGCGATGCGTGCCGGCGACCTGCTGTTCCTGTCCGGGCTGATGGCGGTGGATGCACGTGGTGCACTGGCGCCGGACGTGCGCATCGATCCGCGCCAGCCGTGGTTCGGCACCCCGGCCGAGCTGCAGATGAACCGCATCCTCGAGCAGGCCGAGGCGATCTGCCGCAAGGCGGGCACCTCGCTCGCCAACACGGTGCGCGCGCAGCAGTTCCACACCGATCTCTCCGGCTTCCACCCGGCCTGGCGGGCGTGGCAGAAGCACCTGCCCGGCCATTACCTGCCGTTCTCGGCGATCGAGATACCGGCGCTGGCAGTGCCGGGCGCGGTGGTGATGCTGGACCTGTGGGTGTACGTGCCGTGA